Proteins encoded by one window of Salicibibacter halophilus:
- a CDS encoding transposase: MFAERTEELTPEQQERLKHWETTSPTLAQAMRLHQKLRQLYQCNDLEEALDHLVAWEKEVIASSLEPFDDLLKTIWNWLPEILHRFHYRISNAKTEVKNNQLRTMNQQGFGYSLFSLQARMQVKEEKEAILKWRKYQARCEQRIHQEEYPPEA; encoded by the coding sequence TTGTTTGCTGAACGAACGGAAGAATTAACCCCGGAACAACAAGAACGTCTGAAGCATTGGGAGACAACATCACCGACGTTAGCTCAAGCCATGCGCCTGCATCAAAAACTTCGCCAATTGTATCAATGCAATGATCTGGAAGAAGCATTGGATCATTTAGTGGCGTGGGAAAAAGAGGTCATCGCCTCTTCCCTGGAGCCGTTCGATGATCTTCTCAAGACTATTTGGAATTGGTTGCCGGAAATTCTCCATCGGTTTCACTATCGTATATCCAACGCCAAAACCGAAGTGAAGAACAACCAACTCCGCACGATGAATCAACAAGGGTTTGGCTATTCGTTATTCTCTCTTCAAGCTCGGATGCAGGTGAAGGAAGAAAAAGAGGCGATCCTTAAATGGAGAAAATATCAAGCTCGATGTGAACAAAGAATCCATCAAGAAGAATACCCACCGGAAGCCTAA
- a CDS encoding transposase: MVNKKPYQRMSVIAKQSLIFATADRTFKSVGEAFDRSGQHIGVHARACHGEHPAISDRSTPALIGLDEISLAKGKGKYRLVMYDLSVPWRPQLFELHESRRKEAVMDLFNQLSQPEQVIAVAIDMWRPYQTAIKAALPQAIVVIDAFHVIQASTHALDDVRKSVQHVLTKEERVALKRRQRLVC; the protein is encoded by the coding sequence TTGGTTAATAAAAAACCATATCAACGAATGTCGGTGATAGCCAAGCAATCACTGATATTTGCAACGGCCGACCGCACCTTCAAATCGGTAGGAGAAGCCTTTGATCGCAGTGGTCAACATATTGGTGTCCATGCACGCGCATGTCATGGAGAGCATCCAGCTATTTCGGATCGATCCACCCCCGCACTCATCGGCCTTGATGAAATCAGTTTGGCCAAAGGAAAAGGCAAGTATCGGTTGGTCATGTACGATCTCTCGGTACCATGGCGGCCCCAGTTATTCGAGTTACATGAAAGTCGTCGCAAAGAAGCTGTCATGGATCTTTTCAACCAATTGTCTCAACCTGAACAAGTGATTGCGGTTGCGATCGATATGTGGAGGCCTTATCAGACAGCGATTAAGGCCGCCCTCCCTCAAGCGATCGTGGTCATTGATGCCTTCCATGTCATCCAAGCTTCGACGCATGCCTTGGACGATGTGCGAAAAAGCGTCCAACATGTTTTGACCAAAGAAGAACGGGTGGCATTAAAAAGAAGACAAAGACTTGTTTGCTGA